A genomic stretch from Dissulfuribacter thermophilus includes:
- the selA gene encoding L-seryl-tRNA(Sec) selenium transferase — translation MTYSKIQSELFRSLPKIDELSKNAPPSCPHQVAVRAARLVVEELRELIKTAPQEAKKKLERANVEDLYLSRVRQLLTPSLRPVINATGVVIHTNLGRSLIPKEILEEMAEIGSRYSNLEFDLEKGVRGSRYVHVEDILCEITGAPAALVVNNNAAAVLLVLSTFAKGKEVVVSRSELVEIGGSFRIPDVMKQSGAILREVGATNRTHLRDFEDNICEDTALLLKVHQSNFKILGFTKSVSVKELRLLADKYGLLVFEDLGSGSFVDFSKYGMEYEPTVQEALRAGADIVSFSGDKLLGGPQAGIILGSEEVIAQIRKNPLNRALRIDKFTLAALEGILRLYRDEEKARAIIPTLRMLTEAPDITKKRATRLLRRLRRTKNKGLRFTLIPSIGRVGGGALPLQELPSYGVRVETVEDQGLSPHELEESLRYLDPPIIARIDENGLILDAKTLLDGDIPIIEKVFRRL, via the coding sequence ATGACTTACTCCAAGATTCAAAGTGAGTTGTTTAGAAGCCTACCAAAGATCGATGAACTTTCAAAGAATGCTCCACCTTCCTGCCCTCATCAGGTGGCTGTGCGTGCTGCTAGACTAGTTGTTGAAGAATTGAGAGAGCTAATAAAAACTGCCCCGCAAGAGGCGAAGAAGAAATTAGAGAGGGCAAATGTTGAGGATCTTTATCTCTCTCGAGTGAGGCAGTTACTCACGCCTTCACTCAGACCAGTGATAAACGCCACAGGAGTTGTGATACACACGAATCTTGGACGATCTCTTATTCCAAAGGAGATCCTGGAGGAGATGGCCGAGATAGGCTCCCGGTATTCAAACCTAGAGTTTGATCTTGAGAAGGGTGTTAGGGGCTCGCGATATGTTCATGTAGAAGATATCTTATGTGAAATTACCGGAGCTCCTGCTGCTCTTGTAGTTAACAATAATGCCGCAGCGGTTCTTCTGGTGCTTTCTACCTTTGCCAAAGGTAAGGAAGTAGTGGTCTCGAGGAGCGAATTAGTTGAAATCGGAGGCTCTTTCAGGATACCAGACGTAATGAAGCAAAGTGGTGCCATACTTAGAGAAGTCGGTGCCACAAATAGGACTCATCTTAGGGATTTTGAAGACAATATTTGTGAAGACACAGCCTTACTTTTGAAAGTACACCAATCAAATTTTAAAATATTAGGATTTACAAAGTCTGTTAGCGTTAAAGAACTCAGACTACTAGCTGACAAATACGGATTATTGGTGTTTGAAGACCTTGGAAGTGGTTCTTTTGTCGATTTTTCAAAATATGGAATGGAATACGAACCTACAGTTCAAGAGGCATTGAGGGCAGGCGCTGACATTGTAAGTTTTAGTGGCGATAAGCTACTTGGAGGCCCTCAAGCAGGGATCATTCTGGGTTCTGAAGAAGTTATAGCACAGATTAGGAAAAATCCATTGAATCGTGCCTTAAGAATTGACAAATTTACGCTTGCCGCCCTAGAAGGGATTTTAAGACTATATAGGGATGAGGAAAAAGCACGGGCTATTATCCCCACCCTTCGTATGTTGACAGAGGCGCCAGACATTACAAAAAAGAGGGCCACAAGGCTTTTAAGGAGGCTAAGGAGGACTAAAAACAAAGGACTTCGTTTTACTCTTATTCCTTCCATTGGCAGGGTTGGGGGAGGCGCATTGCCTCTTCAAGAACTTCCCTCATACGGGGTGAGAGTGGAAACCGTAGAAGATCAGGGATTGAGCCCACACGAGCTAGAAGAATCTTTACGCTATTTGGACCCTCCAATTATTGCCAGGATAGATGAAAACGGACTCATCCTCGATGCCAAGACTCTCCTTGATGGAGATATTCCTATTATTGAAAAGGTCTTTAGAAGACTATGA
- a CDS encoding tetratricopeptide repeat protein has translation MMLQQSDLWRLGPEILKELWQSFSFKEGAWYQFEDLEVVVQESFPRTSYKRAYENLLEGRPVWDRVNNTVWVPVGQFNGSNLVGVLTLKGVERTVSPEEDSRWLPVLSQLVDNLYMNKKQKSIQTNHGEVPLYLKLWLWALRRGEHEKIFPFILYVSGTDVRSIKLSKIFKEINYLGGNDHEAWWAVSGSQDKGALYFEKLSKAGAKRAFLFEIEVFLSEERSIDEEFSRLNKISKRLALRMLSTFGIDDLLKRSGIGDDVEFLNALEKLSRLRGYSRIYGVYGPGFRDEDKDGLRSIFRGESVFFFLKEDGPSRNSLNDVDEANVFFETSKETLFKIKVNIFQALFWTALHGSLLKEGSFFQTDSVTFQLAGDECFALGDLKAAQYYYKKTVRLNEQNVEAWNSLGVCYARLGRKKMAERAFEEAIKRAPSDCMGYYNLGEIFLTRGEIEKAIEVLARAHELCRDEEAISTRYLEALIENYDDSEASRLLSEIKANLNNTKIPFRIERALARAEFLLGDLKAASVRARRVLSSRSTDPEALFIVAFALFALEGEKDAAYKLLRPIKLSNFSSNRMRSKYIDFLRIDVLPSQKGGDLK, from the coding sequence ATGATGCTCCAACAATCTGATTTATGGCGGCTTGGCCCTGAAATTTTAAAAGAGCTTTGGCAGTCCTTTTCCTTTAAAGAAGGGGCCTGGTATCAGTTTGAAGATCTCGAGGTAGTAGTCCAGGAATCCTTCCCACGGACGAGTTACAAAAGGGCATATGAGAATCTTTTGGAGGGGCGTCCTGTATGGGACAGAGTAAATAATACTGTATGGGTACCCGTAGGCCAGTTCAATGGCAGCAATCTTGTGGGGGTTTTGACTCTAAAAGGAGTAGAACGGACCGTATCTCCAGAAGAAGACTCTAGGTGGCTACCTGTCTTGAGTCAGCTGGTAGATAATCTTTACATGAACAAAAAACAAAAGAGTATTCAGACAAACCATGGGGAGGTTCCACTCTATCTGAAGCTCTGGCTTTGGGCACTGAGGAGGGGGGAACACGAGAAGATCTTTCCTTTTATTCTTTATGTATCAGGAACAGATGTTCGAAGTATAAAACTTTCTAAAATTTTTAAAGAAATTAACTACTTGGGTGGAAATGATCATGAGGCATGGTGGGCAGTATCTGGCTCTCAAGACAAAGGAGCTCTTTATTTTGAGAAGCTTTCAAAGGCAGGAGCAAAGAGGGCCTTTTTATTCGAGATTGAAGTCTTCTTAAGTGAAGAAAGATCAATAGATGAGGAGTTTTCAAGGCTTAATAAGATATCAAAGCGCTTAGCTTTGAGGATGCTTAGCACATTTGGCATAGATGATCTTCTAAAACGGTCTGGCATAGGAGATGACGTAGAGTTCCTAAATGCTTTGGAAAAATTGTCACGCCTTCGAGGCTATTCTAGGATATATGGGGTCTATGGACCAGGATTTAGAGATGAAGACAAAGATGGTCTGAGGTCGATCTTTAGAGGCGAGTCAGTCTTTTTCTTTCTTAAAGAAGATGGGCCTTCTAGGAACTCATTAAATGATGTTGATGAAGCAAACGTCTTTTTTGAAACATCAAAAGAGACCCTCTTCAAGATCAAAGTAAATATTTTTCAGGCCCTATTTTGGACTGCATTGCATGGAAGTCTATTAAAAGAAGGTTCTTTTTTCCAAACAGATTCTGTGACCTTTCAGCTTGCAGGAGATGAATGTTTTGCTCTGGGAGATTTAAAAGCAGCCCAATATTACTATAAAAAGACTGTGAGACTTAATGAACAAAATGTAGAGGCATGGAACAGCCTTGGGGTGTGTTATGCCCGTTTAGGAAGGAAGAAGATGGCTGAGAGGGCCTTTGAAGAGGCCATAAAGCGTGCTCCTTCCGATTGCATGGGCTACTATAATCTTGGGGAGATCTTTTTGACTCGAGGGGAAATTGAAAAGGCTATTGAGGTGTTGGCAAGAGCCCATGAACTCTGTAGAGATGAAGAGGCAATCTCCACCAGATATCTTGAGGCCTTGATTGAAAATTATGATGATAGCGAGGCATCGAGGTTACTGAGTGAAATTAAAGCTAATTTAAACAATACAAAGATACCTTTTAGAATAGAGAGGGCCCTTGCCCGGGCAGAATTTCTTTTAGGGGACTTAAAGGCCGCATCAGTTAGGGCGAGAAGGGTTCTGTCTTCAAGATCAACAGATCCCGAGGCATTATTTATTGTGGCGTTTGCCCTTTTCGCCCTTGAGGGCGAAAAAGATGCAGCTTATAAGTTGTTACGTCCTATTAAATTGTCAAATTTTTCCTCGAATAGAATGCGAAGTAAGTACATTGATTTTTTACGAATAGACGTCCTACCCTCCCAGAAGGGAGGGGATTTAAAGTAG
- a CDS encoding putative bifunctional diguanylate cyclase/phosphodiesterase, with protein MFFISGYFAFIISFLDATATATHLLVATVFGCGGIFVFLITNLSLSTIKQVKKVAILEADNLEIKSIKERLETILNSVAEGIVTFGSNGEILSVNRAAEELFKCKEKDMLGTQLTKYIRFPEVEYQLEKTNSIDYFDFLKNHHDREKEAIGIDSQGREFPIEAKIRLTNLDGVPCLTALVSDITEKKAFIEKLTYMAQRDPLTGLYNRKHFIDELERLVERTKRSQRPSGAVLYIDLDRFKFVNDTFGHSAGDKLLKEVADLLRERTRKGDMLARFSSGLASRFGGDEFTILLYDCDEEGAKSAARSFHQRIMDYVFSYNGKQINIGCSIGIALITPDCKNSEDVLSRADFACHLAKQAGRNTVKIFNLESKDQMDHVKIDINWSNRIKTALKKEAFLLAIQPIVHVKSKEIYAHEVLLRMKDERGHIIMPGGFIPAAERFGLMKDIDIWVIKNAIKLLVDSEAKKKINRLSINLSAQAINDEGLLKVIEETIQGFLISPETLVFEITETTVFSDLAAIKRFLHGLKKLGCLTALDDFGARFSSFSYLKELPIDLVKIDGPIVRDIGFDSLDRAVVKAINDVAHVLGKKTVAKFVEDELCLRLLEETGVDYIQGFITGAPILLNEFTTKPPS; from the coding sequence TTGTTTTTTATTTCAGGCTATTTTGCCTTCATAATCTCCTTTTTAGACGCCACGGCTACTGCAACCCATCTCCTAGTTGCCACGGTATTCGGATGTGGTGGCATTTTCGTGTTTCTCATAACCAATTTGAGCCTCAGCACAATCAAACAGGTTAAAAAGGTAGCGATACTTGAGGCGGACAATCTAGAGATAAAATCCATAAAAGAGAGGCTTGAAACCATACTAAACTCTGTTGCCGAAGGCATTGTTACCTTTGGTAGCAATGGAGAAATTTTGAGTGTCAACAGAGCGGCAGAAGAACTGTTTAAGTGCAAAGAAAAGGACATGTTAGGCACTCAACTAACTAAATATATTCGCTTTCCTGAAGTAGAATATCAGTTAGAAAAAACCAATTCCATCGACTATTTTGATTTTCTCAAGAATCATCATGATAGAGAAAAGGAAGCAATTGGCATAGACAGCCAAGGACGCGAATTCCCTATAGAGGCAAAAATACGTCTGACCAATCTCGATGGTGTTCCTTGTCTGACTGCTCTCGTCAGTGACATTACAGAGAAAAAGGCCTTTATTGAAAAGCTCACCTATATGGCTCAAAGGGATCCACTGACAGGACTTTACAATAGAAAACACTTCATCGATGAACTCGAGAGATTGGTCGAACGGACTAAAAGGTCTCAGAGGCCCTCTGGTGCAGTACTGTACATCGATCTAGATAGATTCAAATTTGTGAATGATACCTTTGGCCACAGCGCTGGAGACAAGCTCTTAAAAGAGGTGGCAGACCTTTTAAGGGAAAGAACCAGAAAAGGAGATATGCTTGCCCGTTTTTCCAGTGGCTTGGCTTCAAGGTTTGGAGGGGATGAATTTACCATACTACTATATGATTGTGATGAAGAGGGAGCCAAGTCTGCTGCAAGGTCCTTTCATCAAAGGATCATGGACTACGTATTCTCATACAATGGAAAACAAATAAATATCGGTTGTTCCATCGGGATCGCATTGATTACTCCTGACTGCAAAAATTCTGAAGATGTTCTCAGTAGAGCAGATTTTGCATGTCACCTAGCTAAGCAGGCAGGCAGAAATACAGTCAAAATCTTTAATCTCGAAAGTAAAGATCAAATGGACCATGTCAAAATTGACATAAATTGGTCCAACAGGATTAAAACTGCCCTCAAAAAAGAGGCCTTTCTCTTGGCCATTCAACCAATAGTCCACGTAAAGTCTAAAGAGATCTATGCCCATGAAGTTCTTTTGCGTATGAAAGACGAACGAGGGCATATCATTATGCCAGGTGGTTTTATTCCGGCAGCAGAACGTTTTGGACTCATGAAAGACATAGACATCTGGGTCATAAAAAATGCTATAAAACTACTAGTGGACTCTGAGGCGAAAAAAAAGATAAATCGCCTTTCAATCAATCTGTCTGCACAGGCTATTAATGATGAAGGCCTACTAAAGGTTATCGAAGAAACAATCCAAGGTTTTTTAATTAGTCCAGAGACACTTGTTTTTGAAATCACAGAGACAACGGTATTTTCCGATTTGGCGGCCATAAAACGTTTTCTTCATGGTCTTAAAAAACTCGGATGCCTGACAGCACTAGACGATTTTGGTGCAAGATTTTCATCCTTTTCATACTTAAAGGAATTACCCATAGACCTGGTAAAGATAGACGGACCTATTGTAAGAGATATAGGCTTTGATAGCCTTGACCGCGCAGTCGTAAAGGCCATCAACGACGTCGCCCATGTCCTTGGAAAAAAGACCGTTGCTAAATTTGTAGAAGACGAACTCTGTCTAAGGTTATTAGAAGAAACTGGCGTTGACTATATACAGGGATTCATTACAGGCGCTCCTATTTTGCTGAATGAATTCACAACTAAGCCCCCATCCTAA
- a CDS encoding 2-oxoacid:acceptor oxidoreductase family protein: MKEVRLHGRGGQGGVTSAELVAIAAIEEGKYAQAFPSFGPERRGAPVAAFIRVSDEPIRTREKVYHPDIVLVLDAALPSIVNVQAGMKEDGITILNSHMSEKEIREKFGLKGRLAVVDANKIAMEVLGLPITNTTMLGALLKATGIVSVEPLEAALEKRFGRLAEKNKVAMKRAIEETVVID; encoded by the coding sequence ATGAAAGAGGTAAGACTACATGGAAGAGGAGGTCAGGGCGGAGTGACCTCTGCAGAGCTTGTAGCCATTGCTGCCATTGAAGAGGGAAAGTACGCACAGGCCTTCCCCAGTTTCGGGCCAGAAAGAAGGGGGGCTCCTGTAGCTGCCTTCATCAGGGTAAGCGATGAGCCTATTAGAACAAGGGAAAAGGTTTATCATCCAGATATCGTCCTTGTTCTAGATGCCGCTCTTCCCTCAATAGTAAATGTCCAAGCAGGGATGAAGGAAGACGGTATTACGATCTTGAATTCTCATATGAGTGAAAAGGAAATTCGCGAGAAATTTGGCCTTAAGGGAAGGCTTGCTGTTGTAGATGCAAACAAGATTGCAATGGAAGTATTGGGGCTTCCGATTACCAACACTACTATGCTTGGGGCACTTTTAAAGGCTACAGGTATAGTTAGTGTTGAGCCTCTTGAGGCAGCTTTAGAGAAGCGTTTTGGTAGGCTCGCAGAAAAAAATAAGGTTGCCATGAAAAGGGCAATAGAAGAAACAGTTGTAATAGATTAA